gcaagtgggtcacctaaTGGCCAGTTAGCACTTCAACCCAAGAATACTCATGAATAACACCAcagagaatgagggctatcgtttttgaattcgccactagaggcgctagtgtagcgtgaggtctccgaaatgtcaaatctgtTATTTCGAGTGTgctacgcaggtttatttataatcacattaaatacaccttaaaaccgtaccataaaaaatatggcaaacagtgttgcgtagtcccgttttgttcggaaaaaaaggaggacaaaagtttccgaaagacaaaactctctcaaaacacagacattctttgccccgtaacgcataacagactgccataattaatttcaggtaatgcaaaatattcacaaagttattctaattataaataaacccgcgtagctcacccaaactatgaatttgacatttcggaaacctcacgcaacagtgcgccatctagtgagacaaaaaaacgatagccctcattgcagatTTATATTGCcagtgtagcgactcctagcgccatctagttaaCAAATACAGAAACTCCAATATGCTACCATCGCGCCATccaagtttctcaactcggacgcataagTACAACTTCCGatgctcttccttcggacttcgatCGCCTGGCTGGGCTCTAACTAATGTACCTACTCTATCCCCATACCAGCATCAAACCTTCATGTCCTGTCATTTAAAGCTCCTAGGGCTAAGATAGAATGCCTCACGTGCCAGTTAGGTAATTTCACTGGACGTCTATTACGCCTAAAATAAACTCAACAGCGTACTTTCGCTGCTTGGCGGCTGGATTAGTGACAGTAATAATCCGCATGGATCTTACACAAAGTCCTTCCACCCCGTAAAAACTTCCTACTCtgattaaattgtattttttcgaCAAATTACAAAGTAATTATCAACATCGATTGGCCTCGTATTAATTTGTAGACTATTGAAGTACGCAAAGAGTCCATGTCATGTGGAATAGTCCTGGCGCAGGACCGAAAGTTGGCGTGGACAAGAGAAATATTACGTGGCCCATAACACACATTAGATGACGGATGAGTGTTTCTAGGCAAATAATTGTCGAAAACTTACATAGGTActaaatacgagtaaataagcagaataaaacatacaacatcaccatctttttaactttattaaatagtaataGATGAGTAGGTACAAAGTAGGCTAACTTAAAAGACTAGACGGCCCATAGTCCACCATTTTATTTAACCTGCCCAAAACAACCACAACGTCTAGGTTTGACCAGAAAACTTCTTCATGCGTTAGCTTTCTGCAGTCACAATGCTAGGAAGCCAGTCTATGGGCCGCCTAAGCTACTATAGGACGGCATCTTAGGTGGCGATGGGCCTGGTGCTCTTGTCCCTGAACTTGCTCCGAGACTGCCGCTTCCACGAGCCTCGGCATCGGGCTTCGGCCCTCAACGTCAACTATGCGACCACCGCCTGCGCATTCGTCGTCACCGTGCTTAACGTGCTCGTATCTGCTTTTGACTCCTCGCTGGCTAGATATTTAGAGATCGACTAGGCTTAACGGGAGGTAGACTAATGCTGGAAAACTATCATGGTGGTAATTTAGTGAAATAGATCTGGTTATACTGTTACTGATAAATTGCGGACACGCGCTGGTTAATGTTTTCGGTTGCAAATGAACTTTGTCATTTTAACCCAATATCTCGCAAAATTGCTATTgtgattaaaatattaaaatataacgagTAGGTGGGGTGTTACAagattttaacaaatttttatttcactttcttGTAATAAGCACTTATTTACTTTAGTCTTATGCGGATTAAACCTCGTAAGTCGAATTTAACCCACTTGGATTGATTTGGGATTTGgtgtaagtaaatattatgacgagctacgaataaatatttattcgtagatgaCGAGTATGTAGTTGGTTGACAATgccagtacagtcaacaaaaagcagcTAAAAATAGTGTAGCaataaaaggttgtattaaacattaaatattaagCAAAACTTTTTTGTGATTGTTATTTCGGATTCTTACATTTTGTTTCCTATTTGTTATGTATACCTCTACAGTGTAACGAAATCACTGTTTTTTAATATTCTAGTTTGAGAAGATATCTTGGTTAGATAAAACAACTTTGTTTTAGCTGCTGGTTGGTTTGCTTTTCGTCATCATCGGCGGCTTGGACCTGAATGACCACGACGATCAGCCTTCGGCAGTGATACTCAATGATGTCATAGTTATTTTCATATTCGTCATTTCAGTAGTCAATATAGTAATTTCGGCTTTCGGCCTAGAATATTCTAACAGCCCTTTAATACTTGATCGGCTCAATTACATCAATAATGAGTACCTAAGAAAAGGAAATAGCACTGTTTCTTGAAAAAAGTCTTGAAACCTTCGTTaggaaataattatttaatcaaatattgtattaaaataattattgtataaaaattacCGTGCCTTTATATAGGTATtggtaaatattaaaattttcgtAGCTTTTTCACGCAAATTTTCCTATACGCAGGCGAGCGCGGGAATTTTGGCCATAGTAATTTCGACCATGGACAATGAGGGGAGCGAAAGAGAGAAGAAGTTAGCTGATTGGCTCTACCACACTTCCGTGGGGCTCATGACATGCGCGGTGTTCTGTGACGTCATCAAAATGACATTTGGCCTTGACCCCGCGCTCTCTACACAAGATTTTTATGGAAATAGGACATCGAGCATTGTCAATAAGCTGAAATAATAGGATAGAAAAGGGATGCTGAGTGCCATTTTACAATGATAATGCTGAAGATGGGTAGCTATCATTATATCGAAATTTGTTACGTCGATTTCCATTTCATCGAAAACTATTCCACAAATTTCATCTAATCACATAATCTTCAATTCATCACTTTTTATACAATCGAAATCGTTTCGAATCTGTCTCAAATCGTAGCGTCACGGTCACGATTCATCGAATTTACCTGTCATAGAATTATCAGTTATTAATAGTATAAAATTATCGAAACATTATGCACAGACGGCACGTCCTATACATTATTATTGCCACGAACAATGTTTCATCGCGGTCACTTTTCATCGAATGATGCATTGGTTTGTTATTATTGCAGCACGTTTAGAAAATACATTGCGGTTAGTCGTAAGTTAATACACAATTACCCTAAGTATAtttacgctccgcttcgctcccgccttagccttctgaacttAACCTATCTTCTTCTGCATTATTCTGCTCCGAAcagtcttgctcgctcgcttcgctagctcgcacaaatcaaatgtttttttgcatttggGACGCATGATATTATACCATCTAATATTCAAGTAGAGTGTTTCGATTAAATGTATATTGTCATAGAAACGTATTATCAAGGATAGTGTAACACAGGTGAAACGATTTTCTGAGTTAAGTATAAGTACGAATTTTAGGAACTGAAACTTACGATGAACCAAAACTGTAGTAAAGGCGATTCGATGAGTTGATTCTTGTGTAAAAGGTAATTCAAGATATTGTATGAGCGATTAAACGAAGTTCAATAAATGTTTCCTAAGTGATAACAAAATTCTGCGAATAGTGTTATGGGAAACAATAATCGATGAAACAATTTTCGGTAAAATGATGGATTACCGatgaagatatttatttaatgacttTTAACATATAGTTACGCATAGGCATTTTGAAGAGATTACGTttgctttttttctttttttagtttaatattgttttgatttttttttaagttttctttttcgttttcctttttaggtactGTCTGCCATCGTTGCGGCCGTGCTAAGCCTCGTTTACAATATAAACTATGAGAATAACCATCGAAAGGCAAATGTATTGAATGATAGTAgcttgatatttaaaattattggtgTAACTGTTAACGTATTAATAAGCGTTTTTTTCTCAATAGAAATGGATAGTATAAATTCATCGTAGCTTAGAtcattgtaggtacctacctaaatatatatatataattaaaaaataatgtcactGCTGCATAAGtttaagtatttgatattatatgttacttaaaataatcaaaGATATTAAGTTAGATATAAAAATGTAATCTCTGGTGAAAATGTTATACTTAAGTAGTTATTAATGATAGATAAGGTATAATTGCACTGTGATATTTTacgaataaaatacaaaatcaaaactcaatgagggctatcgttttttgtctcactagatggcgcactgttgcgtgaggtttttaagtgtggctttcaaagtctgttattacgggcgttaaaacaaagtttacattaaaatcgtatttaaaacaccttaaaaccgtaccataaaaatatccagcaaccgcagtgttgcgtagtcccgttttgttcggaaaaaaagggaggacaaaagttaccgaaagacaaaactgtctcaaaacataaacattcattgccccgtaacacataattgccataattaatttcaggttatgcaaaatattcacaaataatttcttattataaataaacccgcgtagctcacccaaaaactatgagatttgacatttcggagacctcacgctacactagcgcctctagcggcgaattcattcgcgatagccctcattaatatatgaaaataaaactttgtacactatttttgtgttttatttattttatgaaggCGCCTAAAACTTGTGACGTTCTACTATATTTAGTGCCATTCgagaagacgcgtgattttgtcaaaattagacattaatgacattgtaataagaatcacggcacgcgtcatcgtgaatgactctactaTGTACGTGCACGTGGACAGAGCTCGCTCGCAGTCGACGGATGTAGGTGCTGCCCCCACACGTTTGATTCGTCAACTTCACTTTGTCGCTTCGTTCTACGCAGTAACTATGATTTTCGTCTGTCATTTATAATGTTGATTTAAGTTTACTTACATAATCATTCGTTATTTAGTTACTCGCTACTGTCGTTTACTGTCGCTCGACCAATAACGAAACGTGGACAGAGCTCGCAGTCAACGGATGTAGGTGCTGCCCCCACACGTTTGATTCGTCAACTTCACTTTGTCGCTTCGTTCTACGCAATAACTATGATTTTCATCTGTCATTTATAATGTTGTTTTAGGTTTACTTACATAATCATTCGTTATTTAGTTAGTCATTTTTACACTTGAAAAAATGATCATAAAAATGATCAAAAGAAACTGTGATTAAAaatagattttccttttttgaagttgaaaaTGTCTAGTCAAGGAAAACACGAAATGTAGCTAAGTAGAtacattttcataattattataatacttttgCTTTGTTTGTGACACAGTAAAGTACCGCAAAACGTTTTGTTCATGTTTTGTTCCTGCTTGTCTAGTACGCACGTCAAACAACTGACATGACACATGACAACTGCGAGCGAACGaactatataaatcaataaatataggtatttataaCAAGTTGGTTGGTTGCCTAAATCAATATCTAACTTGTCAATAAAACTGTTTGTGCATGCACTGCAAAAAATACATCTTCCCACAATACCGCATTGATAGTAATTATCTGCCGTGTCGGTCATTCGTGCCGCTGGGTCCGGTAAAAAAGTGAGAGGCGAGGTTGCCTACCGCTACAGCACGGCACGGACAGATAACGAGGTTGCTGCATTTCGCTCTCAACAAGTAGTTGTGACTTAACATCAGCCGTGAAAACACGTCGTCATGGCCAGCGGAAGAATCGTAGTTTACGGCGGCAAGGGCGCTCTCGGTGCGGCGTGCGTCAACCATTTTAAATCTGCGAACTGGTGGGTCGCTAGCGTAGATTTGACACCGAACGAATCTGCGGACGTAAACATTACTGTCCCAAAAGACGCTTCGTGGGTGGCCCAAGAGGAGCACGTGGTGAACGAGCTTTCGACCGCACTGCAAGGCCAAAAAGTGAACGCTGTGATTTGTGTAGCTGGCGGCTGGGCCGGCGGCAACGCTGCCAAGGACCTGAGTAAACAAGCTGACCTTATGTGGCGTCAATCCGTGTGGAGCTCGACCATTGCCGCCACTGTTGCGTCCAAATACCTCGCCCCTGGAGGACTGTTGGCTCTCACTGGAGCTAAGGCAGCGTTGGAAGCTACGCCAGGCATGATCGGCTATGGCTTGGCCAAAGCTGCTGTTCATCAACTCACAAAATCCCTTGGCGCTAAAGACTCAGGTTTGCCCGAGAATTCCTTAGCAGTTGCAATCATGCCTGTTACTCTGGACACGGAGATGAATAGAAAGTGGATGCCGAAGGCAGACCACAGTTCTTGGACCCCACTGCCATATGTTGCTCAACTTTTTGAGAAGTGGATTAAGGGTGAGGACAGGCCGGCAAGTGGCAGTCTGGTCGCTCTTGTTACCAAAGCAAACGTCACTGAATTGATAACTGAATAAAATTTACTGTCCAAAAATGAAATGGTTCACTATGTACTAAATTGTCTTGCCGTTATTTTTGatgctatttaaaaaatgtatatgaatgttgtattgtattacaaAGTAATATCAGACAATAAGGGAACAATCTCAATAAGTATAAATGTACTGTgtagattataataatatttaaacacGTAATAAATGTTGTTAaacttatgttttttattactgTAATAGTTCTTTTGATAACATTATCAAACGTTTTGATAATAGGGGTCAAGATGATGAAAAGAAAAGCAATATAGGTATCAAtgactaaaaataatttaacttgtaagTTCAATCAGTATGAAAATAGATTGATTACTAAAACTGTCATCATCAATAAAGTTGCATCTGAATTCATGAAGTGAACTAACCAAGTCAAGTCATTAGATGTATTCCATAGGGCTTTGTAGACACAACATTGATAAAACATGAACAAAAAGAGATTACAAGTTAATTGAAAAGTGAATTTGTAGTGAATAAAacgttttatgttattttaatcacgttttgttttaattaaaagctgTGGTATGACATTTTCtcgatttaattaaaaacgctTTAAGTTAATACCTTGACAGTCTAACAATTCGGTGAATTGTAACTGATTTGATTGCTATACTTGACATCAATAGAACTTACTTTTACTACTTATAGCTGTTGCACGCGATttcgtctgcgaaaaattcgttttTCGCGCCCCCGTGGTAACTATACTATTTTCTAGAAtaaaaaccatacttaaaaactatcctatttatCCGGTTGTATGATTTGGAGGACATGTCTTGTCCCTCTTGGCACGAGTCgttactcatttaaatcgtATTGCTGTTGTGAAGTTTGtatagttaaggcctttgg
This portion of the Choristoneura fumiferana chromosome 14, NRCan_CFum_1, whole genome shotgun sequence genome encodes:
- the NijC gene encoding ninjurin C isoform X3 is translated as MISKEMASILPAGLRNGVKGLDANRYATKKTVAQGMLDIALLTSNASQLKYVLQVGPKHEFYTLLVVLISISLVLQLLVGLLFVIIGGLDLNDHDDQPSAVILNDVIVIFIFVISVVNIVISAFGLEYSNSPLILDRLNYINNEYLRKGNSTVS
- the Dhpr gene encoding dihydropteridine reductase codes for the protein MASGRIVVYGGKGALGAACVNHFKSANWWVASVDLTPNESADVNITVPKDASWVAQEEHVVNELSTALQGQKVNAVICVAGGWAGGNAAKDLSKQADLMWRQSVWSSTIAATVASKYLAPGGLLALTGAKAALEATPGMIGYGLAKAAVHQLTKSLGAKDSGLPENSLAVAIMPVTLDTEMNRKWMPKADHSSWTPLPYVAQLFEKWIKGEDRPASGSLVALVTKANVTELITE